The Leptolyngbya sp. FACHB-261 genome segment TGAGATAAGGCCAAGTACCGGATGGCTTGAGTGCAGTCTCGGTTTACCATAACTTGTGAAAATTAGAGAAGTTGACCAAGAAAGGTTTGAACTTTAATTCTGTCCCCTCTGGGGCTCTAACAAAGTAATGAGTCGATTGATGCTTTCAGCCTGCTGTGCTGCAACCTGGGCCTGTTGCTCAGTAGTAGCCTGTACCAATGCGCTGATCGAGAGCGGCATACCTTTGCTCACTACTCTCGTGCAGCCCTTGAACCTCAATTCGAGTTGCTGTTTGCTCCTCTGCAAGGCGGCCTGTCAAGTCAGTCAGTAATTCAAGATTTCGATCTAGGCGTTGCAGGATCTCTAGCAGGCCTTCAGGCTGCTCTGGGTAAGGGTGGCCATTTTCAGGAGTTTGACTAGTCATGGGAGAAATCTGTTTACAGACTTAGAATGTCCTAATCAGTTGTATAGGTCAATACCCACTGAGTTCTAGAGTTGTGAGCAGAAATTTTTGAAGGAGAGATGCATCTATTGAGTGCCTCTCTTATGTAGCCACTCCAGAAGTTTTCTTAATGGTCAATTATAGATCTGAGAATTTACAACAGTTTCAAAGATCGCTGCCAAATTAAGTTTGAAGGTTTCATTAGAATCGGAGATTTCTCTGGTAGAAAAGAGACAGCATGAGTCTAGAGTTGTCGCCATGACCGATCCTGTCTTTTTAACTGCTAGTGCAACCGTTATGCTTGCCTTTCAGAAGTTTATCGAGTCTGGTGCGGGCGAGGTAGCCAAAAAAATTACGACAGATGCGATCGTGGCAATGGAAAGCCTGCTGAAGCGCATCTGGACGAAGCTGCGGGGCAGATCCCGGATCGAGGAAGTGAAAGCTGCCATTGAGCAGACCCAGAAAATCACCCCGGAACAGATCAATCAGATTGTGGCGTATTTGCAAGTGGCAATGGACGACGATCCGCAGTTTGCCAATGAAATTCGAGCGATGGCGCAACCGATTAACGCTGGGAGGATTGAGGACAATAGCTCGATGGTGCAAAACATTTCTGACAACGCCAGAGGCTGGCAGACCAAGGTGAAATGCGGCACGGCATACGTTGGTGAAATTCATATGCATGTTAAGGAGTCGTAAGCGATGGCTGCATTCCCACCCTTGCCAGAGGAGATTCAGCAATTTTTAAATTCGCTATCCAATGCCGACCTTCAGAGATTGGCGATGTGGTTTGTGGCTGGGCAGGCAGAAATACAGCAATGGAATGTGGGCAATGCCAAGGGGTATCAGGTACGGGTGGAAGGGGGAACGGTTTATATTGGTGATCATTACTCGATCGCTGCCGATACGTTAGAGCAAGTCTTAGAAAAACTGCTGCGCGATCGCCAGTTGCCAACGATTGGCATTCCCCAGAACCTACCCTACAGCGGCGTGGCTAAATTTGTGGGGCGGCAAGCTGAGCTAGAACGCTTGCATCAGCAGCTACAGCCAGGAAGCCCCGTGGTGATTTCGGCAGTGTCTGGTATGGGCGGCATTGGCAAGACCGAATTAGCACTGGAATATGCTCGTCAACAGTGTCGAGCGGACGCTTATCCGGGTGGTATCTGTTGGCTGAGGGCACGCGAGGATGTGGGAAGCCAAATCATCAGTTTTGCTCGATCTCTCTTGAACTTAACGCCACCGGACAATCTGGAATTAGCAGAAAAGGTGTCCTGGTGCTGGGGACGTTGGCGGGAGGGAACCGCGCTCGTGATTCTGGATGATGTGCAGGACTATGCAGAGGTGCAATCAGTTCTGCCGCCCACCGAATCACGCTTTAAGGTATTGATGACGACGCGATCGCGTTTCGGATCACCTGTGCAGGAAGTTCAGCTTGATGTCTTGTCGGAAGCAGAAGCACTGGAGTTATTGCGCCTGTTGGTGCAGGACGAGCGGATTGACCAACAGTTAGAGCAAGCCAAACAACTTTGTGACTGGTTGGGCTATTTGCCGTTAGGTGTGGAGCTAGTCGGGCGCTACTTGGCCAGGAAACCGGATTTGTCGATCGCGGAATTGCTGCAACGGTTGCAGAACAAACGGCTGGACGCGATCGCCTTGAAACAAGCCGAACCGGAAATGACCGCATCTTTAGGTGTCGCTGCCGCGTTTGAGTTGAGTTGGCAAGACCTGGAGGAATCGGCACAGCAATTGGCATCCGTCTTGAGCCTGTTTGCCTTGGTCGAGATTCCCTGGACGCTGGTGGAACAGTGTTTGCCAGCGATGGATGCAGAGGAGTTGGAGGAGATCCGCGATCGCGCCCTGTTAAGAGCTAGTCTACTGAAGCGCGTCGATCAGGGAATGTATCAACTGCATCAACTACTGCGAGAATTCTTGGCCGCCAAGCGATTGCAACGGACAGAT includes the following:
- a CDS encoding tetratricopeptide repeat protein, producing MAAFPPLPEEIQQFLNSLSNADLQRLAMWFVAGQAEIQQWNVGNAKGYQVRVEGGTVYIGDHYSIAADTLEQVLEKLLRDRQLPTIGIPQNLPYSGVAKFVGRQAELERLHQQLQPGSPVVISAVSGMGGIGKTELALEYARQQCRADAYPGGICWLRAREDVGSQIISFARSLLNLTPPDNLELAEKVSWCWGRWREGTALVILDDVQDYAEVQSVLPPTESRFKVLMTTRSRFGSPVQEVQLDVLSEAEALELLRLLVQDERIDQQLEQAKQLCDWLGYLPLGVELVGRYLARKPDLSIAELLQRLQNKRLDAIALKQAEPEMTASLGVAAAFELSWQDLEESAQQLASVLSLFALVEIPWTLVEQCLPAMDAEELEEIRDRALLRASLLKRVDQGMYQLHQLLREFLAAKRLQRTDDPELQRQFYQVVIAEAKRVEEKPERSLIKESTIMIAHLQAAIERLSNTEQALDLATCSSWIAVLYNSQGRYAEAEPLFVRSLSIREQQLGAQHPDVAQSLNNLAELYYWQGRYAEAEPLFVRSLSIREQQLGAQHPDMAQSLNNLAGLYYSQGRYAEAEPLFVRSLSIWEQQLGAQHPDMAQSLNNLAGLYYSQGRYAEAEPLFVRSLSIREQQLGAQHPDVAQSLNNLAFLYGSQGRYTEAEPLFVRSLSICEQQLGAQHPNVAQNLSSLASLYNSQGRYAEAEPLFQRSLSILQNQFPAGHPVTARVVSNLAHLCDLQGRYPEAESLYLQSLPILFARLEENHYWRQEATNNWRSFLQEVIQEQRTDELSDDPMTQDLLRQLQEENGE